The DNA segment GCCACTGTGCGCCCCGGCTCTCTTTGCGCTCCAGCGCACAGAGCACGATGATCTCAGAGACGGTGAGCATCGAGACCAGATCTCTGGTGGCATGCCACCCCGGGTTGTACTCACGGCCACCGGGGGCAGCCAGTCCCTCGGCTCTTTTCTGAAGCTCGCGGACTTTGTCCAGAGCGATCTTCAATCCGGCTTCCTCCCGTGCGATCATAGCGTTTTGCTGCATCGTCTCCTGGAGTTCCGCGTGCAGTGCGTACGGGCTTTCGCCTCCAGACTTACCGAGCGGCTTCAGCATCTGCTCCTGTCCATCGGCGATCTGGGCGGGATCCAGTTCCGCCAGACTCTTTCCGGCGGCCCATGCAGCCGCTCCATCGCCCGCGCGCCGGCCAAAGACCAGTATGTCGGAGAGCGAGTTCCCGCCCAGGCGGTTGGCGCCGTGAAGGCCGCCGGCTACCTCACCGGCAGCGAAGAGCCCGGGAACGGTGGCAGCGGCGGTTTCCGGATCGACCCGAATGCCTCCCATGGTGTAGTGGACCGTTGGATATACTTCCATAGGTTCCACGGTGATATCCACGTCACCCAACGCGTGAAACTGGTCGTACATGCTGGGCAGCTTCGCCTTGATATACTCGGCGCCGCGCTGCGAAACATCCAGGAAGACCCCACCATGTTCACAGCCGTTGCCCGCCTTCACCTCTCGATAGATGGCGCGTGAGACCACATCGCGGGGTAGAAGCTCGGGCGGACGACGGAACCGTTTCTTATCGTCGAGCCACCCGGCCGCCTCCTGCTCACTCTCGGCAAACTGGCCGCGATAGAGCTCGGGCATATACTCCGGCTTGAACATAAAGCGCTCACCGCGGCTGTTGCGCAAAATGCCGCCCTCGCCCCGCACGCCTTCGGTGACAAGGATGCCGCGCATGCCGGGCGGCCATATCATGCCGGTGGGGTGAAACTGCATCATCTCCATGTCGATGAGTTCGGCCCCTGCCTCGTACGCCAGGGTTACTCCGTCGCCGGTACCTTCCCACGAGTTACTGGTGAAGCGGAACATCCGGCCCCATCCACCGGTAGCCAACACAACTGCTTTAGCGCGAAAGGTTACAAAGCGCCCGGTTTCGCGGTGGTAACCGAGGGCGCCAACAACCACCCCGCCGGCGGTGAGCAGACGAACCAGCGTCACCTCCATGTGGACGTCCATGCCCGCGCCGACGGCTTTATCCTGCACGGTGCGAATCAACTCAAGGCCGGTGCGGTCACCTACGTGATTCAGGCGCCGGTACTTGTGTCCTCCGAACGGACGCTGCGCAATGCGGCCTTCCGGCGTACGATCGAATACCGCGCCGTACTGCTCCAGCTCAAAGACGCGGTCGATGGCTTCATGGGCAAATATCTCCACCATCCGCCAATTGTTCAGGAACGCGCCGCCCTTCATCGTGTCGACGAAGTGCGTCTCCCATCCATCGGGTTCCAACTCCCCGTCGCTGGAAACCATGTTGCCCAGCGCCGCGGCAACTCCGCCTTCGGCCATCACGGTGTGCGCTTTTCCCAAAAGCGATTTGCAAACCACACCAACCCGGCAACCGGCCTCGCGCGCGGCGATGACGGCTCGCAGCCCGGCGCCACCGGCGCCCACCACCAGAATGTCGTAATCAAACGCTTCGCATGGTTCCATATTGGCTAGAAGAACCTTATGTCGATAATGTGGCCCGTGCACACCAGCCAGATGTACAGGTCTGCCACGCCTACGGATACCAGGCTCCACATGGCAAATCGGCCGTGGCGCTCATTGAGAAAAGTCACCTTCTTCCACAGCCCGTGCCGTGTGTGGTTGGTGAGCTGGCACGAGAAGCAGTTGATGTTTCCGCCGATGAGGTGCCGCCAGGAGTGGCAGCCGAAAGTGTAGCCGCTCAGGAGGACGATGTTGGCGAGGAGCACCAGCGAGCCAACCCCGACGCCGAAGTGCAGGCCGCCGTTTGGGCCGGCGAAGATAAAGCCGTCCAGGGCGTCCTTCCACAGGATCACAATGAAAACAACGGCTGCGTAGAAGGCGAAGCGGTGAAAGTTCTGGGCGATCAGCGGGAAGAACCGCTCGCCGGTGTACCGCTTGAACCTGCGCTTTCTCAGCGGCTCGGGCTCGGAGATCGCGCAACCGGCGGGATCGAGCAGGTAGGCGCGGTAGATCGAGCGCCGGTAGTAGTAGCAGCTCAACCGGAACGACAGCGGGAAGATGAGGATGAGCAGCGCGGGCGAGATGCCGAATCCGGCAAGGTGCCACGGCAGGTGGATCGTGGGCGAATAGAACGGCGAAAGGTAGTGGCTAAAGCCGGCGAACACATGGCGGAGCGAGTAAGAGGCCACCTGCATCTGGCCATCCGAGGGCTGGGTTCCGGTGGCGTAAAAATTATTCTGAAAGGCGCGGAACGTGGTCCACACGCCGAATAAGCTGAATGCACAGAAGAACCAGAGTGTGCCGCCCCACCAATTGTCTTTCCGCTGGAGCGCATCGACAGGGCCCGCGGAGGCGGTATCCGGTACGGAAACGTCGCTCATAGCATCTCCTCGCCGAGCAAACACGGCCGCAGCGCGCTTGGGCGCGCCTCATAATACTCTATGCACGCGCGGTATGCTATTCTATTTCGTCATATCAGTTATTAGTGCGCCTAATGGAATTACGCGATCTCAAACTTTTTTGCAAGCTGGTGGAGACGCGGTCGTTTACTAAAACGGCCGCTGCCAGCTGCGTCACGCAGTCGGCGGTCAGCCAGCGAATCCAGGCGTTGGAAGAGGAGCTGAAGCAGGCTCTGCTCATACGGCGTCGTGGACGTGGGGCGGTCGGCATCACCGACGCCGGGCAGGCGCTGTACGATGATGCATCGCACGTGGTAGCCGGCGCCGAGCAGATTCTCGAACGGTTCAGGTCGAGCGACTCGCTGGGATCATCACAGATTCGCGTCGCCACGGTCTATTCCGTTGGGCTGCACGCTCTGCCTCCACGCATCAAGCCGTTTCTGCTGCGCAATCCCGATCTGAAGCTGCATCTGGAGTACAGCCGGACGGACCGGGTTTACGAAGCGGTGTTGGCCGGCAGCACCGACGTGGGAATCGTAGCGTGTCCGTCGGCACGACAAGGCGTGGAAATCCGCTCGTTCGGCCTCGAAGAGATGGCGCTGGTCTGCCCGCCGGAGCATGAGCTTTCGCATCGCCACCACGTTGGGCTCTCGGACCTCGGGGGTCGGGCCTATGTGGCCTTTGCCGCCGATATTCCCACGAGGCGCCTGGTGGATGAGCGGCTTGCCGCCGCGGGGGTTCTTGTGAAGGTTGTGGCGGAGCTGGAGAATGTGGAGACGATCAAGAACCTCATTGAGATCGGCGCGGGAGTGGCGCTCCTGCCGGAAGTTACGGTGCGGCGCGAGGTTCGCGCAGGTGATCTGTGCCTGGTACCGCTGGCGGAAACCGATCGCTTTGCCCGTCCGACCGGTGCGCTGCTGCTGGCCTCCCGTTTTCGCAGCCGTGCAGTACAGGCCTTTCTGAAGGAGGTCTGTTCGCAGCAGCCGGCTCTACCGGATTGACCCGGCCCTACAGAAGTCGCGGCCAATCGACCTGTTTGGCATCCATCACCGGGCCATCCCAGCAGGCGCGGAGCGCCACGCCGGAACTGGAAGCCACCGAACAGGCGTTGCAATAACCGATGCCGCACGGCATCGGCGCGCTTACGGAGACCTGGCAGGGAACCGCGCGCCGCGCCGCTACTTCCGCCACGGCGGCCAGCATCCGGTTAGGCCCACAAGCGGCAATCCTGGCAGAAGCCGGCGAGCCCTCATCGAGCACCTCTTCCAGCACGCGCCGCCACGGGGCCGGATCGTTCTGCGACAGGTCGTCGGTTGCCGAACGCAGCGTCACCGGCATGCTGCCGAATTCCTCCATTGCCACCAGCGCTTCCAGCGAGCGTGCCGCATTGATGACGACGATGCGGTCCGCAGCGCGGTCCGAACGCGCAGCCAGAAAGTGTAGAGGCGCGGCGCCGGCGCCGCCGGCCACAAGAATCAGTCGCGTCGTGGCGTCAGGCGGCATCTGGAACGCGCGGCCAAGTGGACCGGTCACAGTGAGCAAAGCGCCCTGTTCCACCGTGGACAGCGCCGTTGTAAAGGGTCCTCGCGGCGCGTAGCGAATGGCAACCGATCCACGCGATATGTCGCTGTCAAAAATACTGAATGGCCGCCGGTATGCGCTGCCGTCAGGTTCGAAGCGGTGCAGGACGAGAAACTGACCCGGCAGCGCGGTTGCGGCTATCGCCGGCGCATCCAGCCAGAGCGTGTGGTGTCCGCGCTCGCCGCTGTTGCTGAGAACGCGGGTTTCCAGGTGATGCCGCTGTGCCGGCCCGCTGCGCCTCTCCGGCTGCGTCATGATCCGCCCGAATAGCCGTTCATGGCGGCGTCGAGCCGGCACGGTTGAGCTGCAGCCACTCTCCCCCTGCGTGCTTACCGGCATCCAGGGTGATCATCTGCCAGCCTGGTACTGCGACGGCAAGCGACGTCTGGCTGTTGACGTAGAGGCCCTTCACGCCATCCGGCAGCTGCCAATGGCGGATACCCGGCCCTTCACGCACCGCAAACTGACCGGCCGGCACGTAGACACTGAACTTGAGCCGGGCGCCGGGCGCGATGGTGGCGGGCGGCGTGATGCGCAGCACATTGGCGCCGGCAACGGCGAGTTTGGCGCCACGCAGGAAGTCGATGGCATGCGGCTCTGCTTCTTCTCGCGTTGGCGCGGTCAGGGCGAGAGCGTTCAACAGCACCCGGCTGCCATACACCGCATCGATGTAACAGACCAGCCCGGTGTAGGCATCCATCCCTGCCGCGTCGCGCCGCTGCAGCGTGTGCTCGTCCGGTCCGGTGCGCATTTCATCGCGCAAAAGTGGCGTCACCTGCTTTTCGAGATAGCCGTTCAGTTGTGCCGGAGTAACAAACGGAATCTGGTCAGCCGGCAGCGCTCCGCTTGCAGCGTCCTGGGCTACCCACATCAGCAACAGACGCTGGCCGAGGTATCCGTTTGCCCACGCCTCGGGCGATGTGAAGCCGGTAATGCCCGGCAGCGCAAAGTGGCCGTACTCATGCGCGGTCTCTCGCGCCCACTCGGTAGGCGAGCGCTGGGCGAAGAGGTTGAACAGGTAGATCTGGTCCTTGAACTGCTCGCCACCGGTATCCTGAGCCAGGCCAACCTCGTCGGCGGCCGTGAGCCAGACGCTCACCGTCGGCTGGTCATCTGGATGATCCATGTGCAGGCGGCGGTAAATCTCGGCGTGGAGCAGCAGCAGCATCCGCGCGACGCTGTCGGCAATAGCGGCGCCGGAGGCATCGGGTGCGTGCACCACGAACCGCCGTGACCAGGATTGAGTCGCGCCACCGCCCGAATCCGGCTGCGGAGCGTAGACGCCTATTGCAACATGATACACCTGGCTGTACCGCGCATCCGAGGCCGGCGGCGAGCCCGTATCGGTGATCAGCAGCCCGCCGAAAGCGCCGGAAATCACGTGGGCTGCCGCGCCGAATCCAGCAAGGTCCGAGTGGGACACCGAGCCGGGGAGCTGCGCCACAACGGCAGATGGCATGGCAAGCGCAGCGGCCAGCAGTAGGGCTGTAGTCGCCAGACGTGGGTTCACGTCGCGGCCGAACCGAAATCTGGAACGGGCATCGATTCGCCTCCGCGCAGCGCCGATTGGTGCGCCACGATGCCGGGAGCCGTGCAGGCCACCGCCTCATACACGTCGATCAGTGGGCGGCGGCCCTCGATGAGCGCGCTGATGAACTCGTGCGTGAGGTGTGGATGCGATCCGCCATGCCCGCTGTCGTGTCGCAGCGGCGCCGGCAGCCGGTCATAGAAATCCGGCACCGTCACCGCAGAGGCCTCGCGTCCAACGCAGCAGGTTGATGGCTGGCCGGTTGGTGAGGCCATTAACAACGACAACTGGTCTCCAAACCATGTGGCGCGCTCCACTTCCGGGTGACCCAGGTGCCAGCCGACGATCATCCGCGCGGCATGTCCACGATCGGTTTCAAACAGCGCCACCTCATTCCAGAATGGGTTGTTGTAGGCGTTATCGGCCAGTATTGGGCTGTCATCGCCCCAACCGATGCACTGCACGCGCGACAGGCGTTCACCCGTGACGCACACCAGGAATGCTGTTGAGTGCGTTGGATAGTGCATCGGCG comes from the Armatimonadota bacterium genome and includes:
- a CDS encoding fumarate reductase/succinate dehydrogenase flavoprotein subunit, with protein sequence MEPCEAFDYDILVVGAGGAGLRAVIAAREAGCRVGVVCKSLLGKAHTVMAEGGVAAALGNMVSSDGELEPDGWETHFVDTMKGGAFLNNWRMVEIFAHEAIDRVFELEQYGAVFDRTPEGRIAQRPFGGHKYRRLNHVGDRTGLELIRTVQDKAVGAGMDVHMEVTLVRLLTAGGVVVGALGYHRETGRFVTFRAKAVVLATGGWGRMFRFTSNSWEGTGDGVTLAYEAGAELIDMEMMQFHPTGMIWPPGMRGILVTEGVRGEGGILRNSRGERFMFKPEYMPELYRGQFAESEQEAAGWLDDKKRFRRPPELLPRDVVSRAIYREVKAGNGCEHGGVFLDVSQRGAEYIKAKLPSMYDQFHALGDVDITVEPMEVYPTVHYTMGGIRVDPETAAATVPGLFAAGEVAGGLHGANRLGGNSLSDILVFGRRAGDGAAAWAAGKSLAELDPAQIADGQEQMLKPLGKSGGESPYALHAELQETMQQNAMIAREEAGLKIALDKVRELQKRAEGLAAPGGREYNPGWHATRDLVSMLTVSEIIVLCALERKESRGAQWRIDFPERDDAGWGTKNLVVHRRDGQPAVVESPLPAMPEHLKALFQEH
- a CDS encoding succinate dehydrogenase, with amino-acid sequence MSDVSVPDTASAGPVDALQRKDNWWGGTLWFFCAFSLFGVWTTFRAFQNNFYATGTQPSDGQMQVASYSLRHVFAGFSHYLSPFYSPTIHLPWHLAGFGISPALLILIFPLSFRLSCYYYRRSIYRAYLLDPAGCAISEPEPLRKRRFKRYTGERFFPLIAQNFHRFAFYAAVVFIVILWKDALDGFIFAGPNGGLHFGVGVGSLVLLANIVLLSGYTFGCHSWRHLIGGNINCFSCQLTNHTRHGLWKKVTFLNERHGRFAMWSLVSVGVADLYIWLVCTGHIIDIRFF
- a CDS encoding LysR family transcriptional regulator, with the translated sequence MELRDLKLFCKLVETRSFTKTAAASCVTQSAVSQRIQALEEELKQALLIRRRGRGAVGITDAGQALYDDASHVVAGAEQILERFRSSDSLGSSQIRVATVYSVGLHALPPRIKPFLLRNPDLKLHLEYSRTDRVYEAVLAGSTDVGIVACPSARQGVEIRSFGLEEMALVCPPEHELSHRHHVGLSDLGGRAYVAFAADIPTRRLVDERLAAAGVLVKVVAELENVETIKNLIEIGAGVALLPEVTVRREVRAGDLCLVPLAETDRFARPTGALLLASRFRSRAVQAFLKEVCSQQPALPD
- a CDS encoding Gfo/Idh/MocA family oxidoreductase; amino-acid sequence: MSRPINIGIVGGGFAREFSFHEHPDCVVAAIAEQREDRLALLQAQFPGARPFRSMEALLADRGVDAVAIFTPAPMHGPHAVQALKAGKHVMCAVPAAFSLEECEELVDTVRETGLTYMMAETSCYRREVILARDWYREGKFGEIFYVEGEYWHEGLEQQYMWSQGERSWRYGLPPMHYPTHSTAFLVCVTGERLSRVQCIGWGDDSPILADNAYNNPFWNEVALFETDRGHAARMIVGWHLGHPEVERATWFGDQLSLLMASPTGQPSTCCVGREASAVTVPDFYDRLPAPLRHDSGHGGSHPHLTHEFISALIEGRRPLIDVYEAVACTAPGIVAHQSALRGGESMPVPDFGSAAT